CTGATGTATATTCTCCATACAATTTGTCcatataattatgtaaaactAATCTTGATCCCGGTGTCATTGTATCGCCTTCAAAAGGTGCTCCAAGGCAATCTCCTGTTAAACCACCTAGTAAACATCCTCGAAACCGTTTTTGTAGATCCATTACAATTGGAATTCGCCCGATTTTCATCGAAAATACTGATTGTTTTTAAACTAATCACaaagagaaatttacaaaattaacccaaaattttgatgccaaataatttgtatatacctaaatttattacttgccaaattttatttacgCTATGCATTCTAACccctaaaaaaaagaatataacctctaaaattctcaaaatattacaagttaAGCTAggattataaatattcatttcagaatttggtttatttaaatattcatcaattgaTTAGAATGTAGGAGATTTCGATTAGGAAGTTTTGGGGGGTTATCTACATTCTTCATATTCAAGGTTGCCAGGTGTCAAACTACCTAGACCTAGATTCcataggtttaaaaaaattatagacgaATAAATGGTAATAAAACTTCCGCTATTTTTCCCAGTTTCCATTTACCTCGTTTTATAGGGtacctattttaaattaagttggaatatttaattaaaaggcagaattttataaaaatcttaaatttatttaatcttaaatacaaaaaatttattcctcAGCGCTAGCTTTGGCTACACCAAAAGGCTCTGCAACTTCTTCGGCTCCACTATCAGCAATAACCACGTCGTTTACTGGCTTATCTCTGCTATCTGTTTTTGAGGCTTCAATTTTACGAACAAcatcctaaaaaaaattaaaaattcactatttatattctataaaatttggaaaaattttcaatcataccattccttttattatttttccaaagaCAACATGTCGTCCATCCAACCAACTTGTTGCTTTTGTTGTGATAAAGAATTGTGAACCATTTGTATCTTTACCGGCATTAGCCATTGAAAGCCAACCAGCTCCATAATGTTTCAATTTGAAGTTTTCATCGGCAAAACGTTCACCGTAAATGCTACGTCCTAAAGCCAACCAAAAACATTAGTAAAAaatggaatttgaaaaaataaatcagtaTTTACCTCCTGTTCCATCTCCTTTGGTAAAATCTCCACCTTGGATCATGAAATCTTTAATGACTCGGTGGAATTTGCTACCTTTATACCCTTCACCTGCAGGTTTTTTTGCCAACTCAACAAAGTTTTTCACAGTTTTTGGTACGGTTTTTCCAAACAAACCGATTTCAACGCGACCGGCTGGTACGCCACCAATTTCAATATCAAACCataccttttaaaattttttcaaaaattaaatttcaatcaataaaaagattaatttttaaaaaataaataccttttCGGTTACTTTAGGTCCTTTCTTCGCTTCTTCACTGCTTGCACCACCTGAAGCGGTTATTCCTACTATTAATGTTgctaaaaatatacactttgcaaacaacattttaattaatttttactaaacaaaGGCTTGAACTAAAATGATTGCAAATGCAATTTCTGTCAAGAATCAAAAAAACACTTCATTCAAATCTTGGAAGAATACAAAAAGGGGAGATCAGTGAACCTATAAATTGCTATGCTTATAATTAGTATGACAAAGAAATATGACAGCACCTCATGCTTTAACATTAGTATGTGGACGTTTACGATTGGTAGAAATCTTATGTCAAGGTTATTCTAGCATTAACCCCTCTAAAAACAGGCTTAATTAACGGTATaatattaggtttttttttttttttgatattgtttttacaaattttttcatcaaagtattcatttttaataataatatacctgtattttactttctaaaaacaataattattgaatttactTTGAGTTCTTATATATAGGTTGGGCAAAAAAAAAGGTGTGTCATTAGAATCATCATTGTTTTTGGTGATATTCCtttgttataaattagaaaaattttatcaattataaattggcataaataaatcttattttacctaaaataaacttttattacaaataataacattGTAAAATACAGTAATATATTATCTAAGccaaacatttttaaagttatgCAAAATACAACGCACGTATGCAAGATTTtaggattttttaataataattcacttaGAGTAGCATAAATCTAATTACCCAATATTGTTTGTCTAGCTATCATTAATTTAACGGAAAATACTTGACGCTAACGTCAAATAAGGTGCGTTTCCTATGGCTTGGCTGACGCTAGAAAGTATATCTAAATTTCCTTACGATGTGGGTTATTAAATAGACTGTACAAGAATCAATTTGTGAAAGACAATACATGGAAGGAAGTAGCAGAATTCTTTTTATAAGTTATGAACTTCAGCATTACcctcaagcaaaaaatgttccaagaaaattttttcttctcaaTTTCTTCAAGCATTAATAGGCGTAAGAGGTAAGCATTAATAGGCGTATACTCCACTTTGAAGGGCCACACACAGCTGACATTTCAGAATTAACAATCAAGTACGCGATAACAGTGCACGTCAGACGCTCAGCGATAGACGCTGGCGTCAGCCACCTCTTTGTGAACTACCTTTAGTCACCTCACAGTCTGACTATGATATCAGTTGCTCTTAAAATGATACTTACATTCACTCATGTCTTAATTTAGCAGTTCTTTCGAATTTCGTAACAACTCTtccaataattttcttgaaatgcAGTTTATTCGATTCAATTCCTATTAAACATCCTAAAGGAgctgaaaatcgaaaaaaataaatttggtgaATCGGTCTCTTGGGTAAAAGTGATTCCGGAATCGAATACTGATTaaaccaactaatttttttttttaaatttcaagaataaaacaaaaatttttcccaaatagttatatatttgtggcaaaaaaaattGGGAGTGTAAATAGCTTGTATATATAAAGAGGTCATGGTACGTtcatagtaatttttttgagGTAACCTGTATAGTGTAtctgtataatataatagataGTAATATTAATTGTAGGGGAAAGCATGAGAAAGTagataaatcaatcaaaaaacaaaataatcgaagtaattttattaaaaaaaaaaaaaaaattgatacttgCAAAATTGAATCATTGATCTTTTTGGGTCaatgctattaaaaattttgtgaacagaataatttttaaacttctatTTACAGAATACATCTctgtaatattcaaatttaattttcccgAAGTTTATAtagagttttataaatttttcggaATTACGTTTGTCATAAAGAACGACCATCTCTAGCATCTAGTAGACAAGagaaacaatatataatattgacaactgtacatatacttttacctgtgtaaaacaatccctatcaatattttgagtgttatggaaggaggataagtgagagcaaggaagGTGAAGACTATAATGCAGCGGTCTTTACTTCAGCGAAACAGACAGTTATCATGCTACTACACATTAAATAAGGATGGTAAAGCTACTGGAAAGATAAATTCAAACATCATTCATCTTACGGATGCTACGATAGACACTTCCCATAGGAGAGGGATGGCATACTCAGTCTGAATTGTTTTGCCCAGTTTCTAAGTCTGAATATTCAGAGAGAACTTATATGCAgtgtaaatttcataaataaaaaacttttgagcAGCATAGCGTCATAACTAAGGTCATATATCCCACGTTTCttattgatatataaaataaaaatcgctAAAACCATGGTATttaacaatgaatttttaatgtaaaaataccTACTGAGATTGGcgttaaaaaaggtaaaataagaTTGGAAAGTTAGTTGACATCCCAAAAAGGTACACATATATGCTTGACACTAACTTTCATACCAATTTTCGATCCTCTAGGTCTGTTTGGAGGGATGTAGAAAAATCCTTAAAAACCgggaaaaacttgtttttatgttataaaaaatgggAGCAACGgatgttagaaaatttatattgctaaaatattagaaatgcTTATACACAAATTGTACACACACCCAGctgcatatttaaaaattgtttcttgtGTTTGTCTTTCTGCACcggtataaaaaaacattaggAGCAAAATTTAGGGATCGATTTGACCTCGTTACGTTTTTGGTGTGCAACCTATCCTACGCACCTTTCACTTTTTAGTCATGTGTGTGAATAATTTGTATACTTGTGTGCTGTCGACAAAGCATCCattgtttgaaactgataaTTACTTGACGGACACAGTACACAGTGAAGTTTTTGTTCACCGTCCCACCGATACAGAATGACTACATAGCTACTCAGCTAAAGTACATCATACGTATTCGGGTTTTTTTCTGGTttccatatataaattatactacaTAGGACGTATAAAatacaaagcatctattgtttgaaactggcAATAACCTGACAGACACAGCACTCTATAAAACAATTAAGGAGTAAATTCCATTCGTGCGTCGCAGCTgagacacaatttttttaacaagaggACAAAGATCCGTTTTCTTGGTACCAAAACGTATAACAGACAAAGCatatattgtttgaaactgataaTAACCTTATGGACACAGCACACTATTAATCAATTAGTTCCAACTTTCCAACTTTGATAgggtatatgttttttaattgacaattctcgttatttttaaatatctactcaaaattttatttcattctgtatAAAAGTATGTATTTCTATGTGTTTACGGACATTCTACCTTCAGTACCTTTTAAGGAATaaaatcatgttaaaaaaataattttttacatttatccTATATCTAcagatatatgtatataacagAAAACCTTTCTATGCGAGAGGTGAAAGGCGTTTTTATTTCGATTAGAGGAAGGCAGGATATTATTAAGGAGATGAGATATTAATCGTTCGTCAACGTTATACGACGGTATATTTGTCATCAAATATgagtataaaagaaaaaagaaaaatgaaacgtTTTAAAAATGCAACACACAGCGTTTGTAGTATCACACTTACACTCGCTCATAATGGCACATGcacttcgaaaattttatctttcccATTTATCCACACACCCCAAACGTTTCATGATAAGTGGACGAAATTTAGTTCATAGTCACAGGATGATACATTGCTATCTAtctactaattaaaatttcataatttttaaattgaaattgataacgcgtgtataaaaaactattataaataaaaaaaagcaataacACACGGTGTTTTCAAGCACTATCATAGCACTAGGTGTGCCCAATATTggttaacttcagtgatcggacTAGATACATTGTTTTCGAAGTGGTACCTTGATGATTCGAATCTATAATATtcccctggtggaaaaaatattttaagaaagaataagaaattctgaaaaagtcttaggaactttgaatttcttaacgttttcggactagtctgattcagagttattcagagttcttaatactttcttaaattttctaagactttttcagagtttcctaagacttaattaaatattttatttattattttttcaaatattttttccaccagggtccCCTACCAAAAATCGTCTAACGCGCCTATAGAagttttcagtttaaaaataactcctgtaattgaATACAAGAACAAACTCTCTATtatctgtataaaaatttggatctgaattaaaaataacgaatcaatataaaaaaaaaaaaattacctcgaaacattttttcgaaacatcATACGCTACCCTGATCTAATCTAATTGTGAAATGTGTGAAAAAAAACCTATGCGCTTTTTCTGGAGCGCAtgatccaaaaagaaaaatcatcaatacaacacact
The Chrysoperla carnea chromosome 4, inChrCarn1.1, whole genome shotgun sequence genome window above contains:
- the LOC123298966 gene encoding peptidyl-prolyl cis-trans isomerase B; the encoded protein is MLFAKCIFLATLIVGITASGGASSEEAKKGPKVTEKVWFDIEIGGVPAGRVEIGLFGKTVPKTVKNFVELAKKPAGEGYKGSKFHRVIKDFMIQGGDFTKGDGTGGRSIYGERFADENFKLKHYGAGWLSMANAGKDTNGSQFFITTKATSWLDGRHVVFGKIIKGMDVVRKIEASKTDSRDKPVNDVVIADSGAEEVAEPFGVAKASAEE